The following are encoded together in the Zingiber officinale cultivar Zhangliang chromosome 8A, Zo_v1.1, whole genome shotgun sequence genome:
- the LOC122010380 gene encoding protein SENESCENCE-ASSOCIATED GENE 21, mitochondrial-like produces MSRSVSVLSRGITLFLNRRAYSAAALEKRTTVLVKSSTATSSSSSVASSTSSSSSNSWVPDPETGYYRPSDIGRQVDAAELRAMLLSKRE; encoded by the exons ATGAGTCGCTCTGTTTCCGTCCTCTCCAGAGGAATCACCCTCTTTCTTAACAG AAGGGCATACTCTGCTGCAGCTTTAGAGAAGAGGACGACGGTGCTCGTGAAATCCTCCAccgccacttcttcttcttcttctgttgcttcttccacttcttcctcttcatcgAATTCTTGGGTGCCGGATCCGGAGACTGGATATTACAGGCCCAGTGATATAGGCAGGCAGGTGGACGCGGCGGAGCTCCGAGCGATGCTTCTCTCCAAGAGAGAATAA
- the LOC122007842 gene encoding protein SENESCENCE-ASSOCIATED GENE 21, mitochondrial-like, producing the protein MIPSRSALSRGITLFLNRRAYSAAALERRTTVLVKSSTTTSSVASSTSSSSSNSWVPDPETGYYRPSDIGRQVDAAELRAMLLSKRE; encoded by the exons ATGATTCCCTCTCGCTCCGCCCTCTCCAGAGGAATCACCCTCTTTCTTAACAG AAGGGCATACTCTGCTGCAGCTTTAGAGAGGAGGACGACGGTGCTCGTGAAATCCTCGACCACCACTTCTTCGGTTGCTTCTTCCACTTCTTCGTCTTCATCAAATTCTTGGGTGCCGGATCCGGAGACCGGATATTACAGGCCCAGTGATATAGGCAGGCAGGTGGACGCGGCGGAGCTCCGAGCGATGCTTCTCTCCAAGAGAGAATAA